In one Drosophila gunungcola strain Sukarami chromosome 2R unlocalized genomic scaffold, Dgunungcola_SK_2 000011F, whole genome shotgun sequence genomic region, the following are encoded:
- the LOC128255407 gene encoding LOW QUALITY PROTEIN: protein windpipe (The sequence of the model RefSeq protein was modified relative to this genomic sequence to represent the inferred CDS: deleted 1 base in 1 codon) — translation MERSHLTAWLALLLCVIATAATPSPAHPPTDCPADCVCSLSQHTHKPLYHLKCNSTQGLRHADKSFQSAIPVHSIDLSHLNLTRLSHVLDKLPELTSADLSHNELQDLGHLGQRLKRLNLKHNRLTSDKLAKLPQHLQVLNLQHNNITHLPLELTHMQQLRQLELSHNAINCSCQTLEVRNWLVERIVYMEHPVVCAHPSEFKGRSWLQLKQEEICRKEQHKWFDSEVEENELMMGDQPAAVSAEREDEEELGKDFLPIDGKVVATSKKARSPQEPLPGDQVEGSGDLSNANMEMVLPLAGEHEPEAAESQVEEAVAITSAPQIEQKVVEDDDDDAEASGSGGGLLIIPDVSKVRIEPEDDMDGKQEEEENDSRPVESPDSDVFRNDMGIFEGNKGSEEEKKPVEEEVIVPVVLTNLDTGLKSEVVTDGPVEDSAESEDLLAAKVGHAADDSSAIYYLLAVIGLIVVGLVLFVAIKRCKYDSNAAARDAEAQRQTELLDMDKKQLGKPLHKNGHGNGQEHSPLIGEKTKLDEAQIVKKAYGENAEAKDGAGQQPLLNGNGSANGNAKEATEGGEPAAHEYYPISPRYPTPQSPRASKYAQQQQQQPAEQNNNNEPDGAYLPSSPKSGRYSPVYSPETGRVKIKLTETPRPKTPMLVTRSKSNAGDIITTPVKPIEPPTHQAVTININGH, via the exons ATGGAGCGCTCCCACTTGACCGCCTGGTTGGCCCTGCTCCTCTGCGTGATTGCCACCGCGGCCACGCCCTCTCCCGCTCACCCGCCCACCGACTGTCCGGCGGACTGCGTCTGCAGTCTATCCCAGCACACGCACAAGCCACTGTACCACCTCAAATGCAACAGCACCCAGGGCCTGAGGCACGCCGATAAGTCCTTCCAGTCGGCGATCCCGGTGCACTCCATCGACCTGTCCCACCTGAACCTCACCCGCCTGAGCCACGTGCTGGACAAGCTGCCGGAGCTCACCTCCGCGGACCTGTCGCACAACGAGCTGCAGGACCTGGGCCACCTGGGCCAGCGCCTCAAGCGGCTGAACCTCAAGCACAATCGCCTCACCTCGGACAAGCTGGCCAAGCTGCCGCAGCACCTGCAGGTGCTCAATCTGCAGCACAACAACATCACCCACCTGCCCCTGGAGCTGACCCACATGCAGCAGCTGCGCCAGCTGGAGCTGAGCCACAACGCCATCAACTGCTCCTGCCAAACGCTCGAGGTTCGCAACTGGCTGGTGGAGCGCATCGTCTACATGGAGCACCCCGTGGTCTGCGCTCATCCGTCGGAGTTCAAGGGTCGTTCCTGGCTGCAGCTGAAGCAGGAGGAGATCTGCCGCAAGGAGCAGCACAAGTGGTTCGACTCCGAGGTCGAAGAGAATGAGCTGATGATGGGCGACCAGCCCGCCGCCGTTTCGGCAGAGCGCGAGGATGAGGAAGAGCTGGGCAAGGACTTCCTGCCCATCGACGGCAAGGTCGTGGCCACTTCGAAGAAGGCCCGTTCGCCCCAGGAGCCGCTGCCTGGTGACCAGGTGGAGGGATCCGGCGACCTCAGCAATGCCAACATGGAGATGGTTCTGCCGCTGGCAGGAGAGCACGAGCCGGAGGCGGCTGAGTCGCAAGTTGAGGAGGCGGTGGCCATCACTTCTGCGCCCCAGATCGAACAGAAGGTGGTggaagacgacgacgacgatgccGAGGCCTCTGGCAGCGGTGGTGGCCTGCTCATCATCCCCGATGTCTCCAAAGTAAGGATAGAACCGGAGGACGACATGGATGGcaagcaggaggaggaggagaacgACAGCAGGCCGGTGGAGAGCCCCGACAGCGACGTCTTCAGGAACGACATGGGCATCTTCGAGGGCAACAAGGGCAGCGAGGAGGAGAAGAAAccggtggaggaggaggtgaTTGTGCCTGTGGTGCTGACCAATTTGGACACTGGTCTGAAGTCCGAAGTGGTGACCGATGGGCCAGTGGAGGACAGCGCGGAGTCCGAGGACCTTCTCGCCGCCAAGGTGGGCCACGCCGCGGACGACAGCAGTGCCATCTACTATCTGCTGGCCGTGATCGGCCTGATCGTGGTCGGACTGGTGCTCTTCGTGGCCATCAAGCGGTGCAAGTACGACAGCAATGCCGCCGCCCGCGACGCGGAGGCCCAGCGGCAGACGGAGCTGCTGGACATGGACAAGAAGCAGCTGGGCAAGCCGCTGCACAAGAACGGTCATGGCAACGGTCAGGAGCACTCGCCGCTGATCGGCGAGAAGACCAAATTGGACGAGGCGCAGATCGTAAAGAAGGCGTACGGAGAGAACGCCGAGGCCAAGGACGGCGCTGGCCAGCAGCCGCTGCTCAATGGCAACGGATCGGCCAACGGCAATGCCAAGGAGGCCACCGAAGGCGGCGAG CCTGCCGCCCACGAGTACTACCCCATCAGTCCGCGCTACCCCACGCCCCAGTCACCGCGGGCCTCGAAGTAcgcccaacagcagcagcagcagcccgccgagcagaacaacaacaacgaaccGGACGGCGCCTACCTGCCATCGTCACCCAAGTCCGGGCGGTACTCGCCCGTCTACTCCCCGGAAACGGGTCGCGTC